From one Pecten maximus chromosome 8, xPecMax1.1, whole genome shotgun sequence genomic stretch:
- the LOC117333009 gene encoding uncharacterized protein LOC117333009 — protein sequence MFGTMPDRGVKHSEQDLHEFVRARVSTSRPSSLRVNKQYAYLPDEGEDSAENNLHFNNTLESYVRRRAKYSKRKSSKRMSASKIKPAMADDDSDDDDSIFGQSDEEFEEGSTRCSFGRISKRRVTKNLQLKSNIASRRECRCSATVAEQDELVCGWESKYQTGKYYRPVKVKRKTQNHNIPHAYQRLLPERDTGFDFHHYEEPSQYMEQYRHNHTVGDVCKVSYYHTDDVTIADPYAQRVKGNICSIAENCDFLAILSVDRENGDVMANHHMYHSNTNMGHHHGHQQSGHDLNSEEENNDDGEKNMSVQDRGKKLNLAPVRKSTNLRPKLCKSNMKMTPKKTTRSTHSQYLNLVIPKTTLHRKDLQLNVQPVKDTYAARFDTRRLSSGPSKNAFIRTGSADSVQSPQQLTGRDSSPVHRPTELKQSRTNTFHINSAPTPGQGQPSREPVASRGSSQSGSPTKGRHSKGCDRINTLLPSFPNDMYNKIHAKTAFSGSVNGGPYQMTPFPRPQAQRVWEGGDRVSSDSVKNDTVIPVPLGSFGVRGRTCNGEDRVTIGYRLKRDRERRVGLSAVT from the exons ATGTTCGGGACAATGCCAGATCGAGGTGTGAAACATTCAGAACAGGACTTACATGAATTCGTTCGGGCCCGTGTCTCCACGTCACGACCTTCTAGTTTACGAGTAAACAAACAATACGCTTACTTGCCAGACGAAGGAGAGGACAGCGCTGAAAACAATCTTCATTTCAATAATACTTTGGAGAGCTATGTTCGTCGACGAGCGAAGTATTCGAAACGGAAGTCTTCAAAGCGTATGTCGGCGTCTAAAATAAAGCCTGCAATGGCGGACGACGACTCTGATGACGACGATTCCATCTTTGGGCAAAGTGATGAAGAATTTGAAGAAGGAAGCACGCGCTGTAGCTTCGGAAGGATTTCTAAACGACGGGTAACAAAGAATTTACAACTGAAAAGCAATATAGCATCGCGCAGGGAATGTCGATGTTCTGCTACCGTTGCGGAGCAGGACGAGTTAGTGTGCGGATGGGAATCTAAATATCAAACTGGAAAATATTACAGACCAGTGAAAGTTAAACGGAAGACACAAAATCATAACATTCCGCATGCATACCAAAGGTTACTTCCAGAGAGAGACACTGGATTCGACTTCCATCACTATGAGGAGCCGTCACAGTATATGGAACAGTATCGGCACAAccacactgtaggggatgtgTGCAAGGTTTCCTACTACCACACCGACGACGTCACAATTGCCGATCCCTACGCGCAAAGGGTCAAGGGAAATATCTG CTCGATTGCCGAGAACTGTGACTTCCTCGCTATCCTGTCGGTGGACAGagaaaatgg TGACGTCATGGCGAACCATCACATGTACCATAGTAACACGAATATGGGTCATCACCATGGTCACCAACAGTCCGGACACGACCTTAACTCAGAGGAGGAAAACAATGACGACGGCGAAAAGAATATGTCAGTCCAGGATAGGGGTAAAAAGCTCAATCTTGCTCCGGTTAGAAAATCAACTAACTTGAGACCCAAATTGTGTAAATCTAACATGAAAATGACTCCAAAAAAGACAACTCGATCTACACATAGTCAGTATCTGAACTTAGTGATACCTAAAACCACTCTCCACCGAAAGGACCTTCAGCTGAATGTGCAGCCTGTGAAGGACACGTATGCTGCACGGTTTGATACCCGGCGTTTATCTAGTGGTCCGAGTAAAAATGCATTCATTAGAACCGGAAGTGCAGATTCTGTACAAAGTCCACAACAGCTAACTGGAAGGGACAGCTCCCCGGTACATCGTCCAACAGAGTTAAAACAGTCGCGTACAAATACGTTTCATATCAACTCTGCCCCTACTCCGGGACAGGGTCAACCTTCACGGGAACCAGTGGCAAGCCGTGGATCTTCCCAAAGTGGTAGTCCTACAAAGGGACGTCACTCTAAAGGGTGTGACAGAATAAACACCCTACTGCCTAGCTTTCCAAATGACATGTACAATAAAATTCACGCAAAGACCGCTTTCAGTGGAAGCGTAAACGGAGGTCCATACCAGATGACCCCATTTCCTCGCCCCCAGGCCCAGAGGGTATGGGAGGGAGGTGACAGAGTCAGTAGTGACAGCGTCAAAAATGACACGGTGATCCCGGTGCCATTGGGATCGTTTGGGGTTAGAGGACGCACGTGCAATGGCGAAGACCGCGTCACCATTGGTTATAGACTCAAGCGAGACCGCGAAAGACGTGTTGGTTTGTCAGCTGtcacataa